The following coding sequences are from one Sesamum indicum cultivar Zhongzhi No. 13 linkage group LG11, S_indicum_v1.0, whole genome shotgun sequence window:
- the LOC105174399 gene encoding protein SODIUM POTASSIUM ROOT DEFECTIVE 2 — protein sequence MKGIDVLCASQAATAICLSMDQASSSSSSVTLGSGPAIDRYNPIITDSRRTATQLPPCTNTSHQPPITPKPQRNHHKKKNKKTTLKENSGQAKKSDVDGEKTTKVSSQTSAVGRKSWGCTKPGDFISPHGSTRYLLSDKVVINGISDMDPALKLFPDEISKCKAPAEKTNESSASPDQVVVLRVSLHCRGCERKMRKHISRMEGVTSFNIDFAAKKVTVTGNVTPLEVLSSISKVKNAQLWSPTVPSSTTPVVNMSHDYSGFKNEYKGAGA from the exons ATGAAAGGAATAGATGTACTCTGTGCATCACAAGCTGCAACAGCCATATGCCTTAGCATGGATCaagcttcttcttcctcttcctctgtTACACTCGGCAGCGGCCCAGCCATCGACCGATACAATCCCATTATCACAGACTCAAGAAGAACTGCCACACAACTCCCTCCTTGCACTAATACTTCTCATCAGCCACCTATCACCCCAAAACCTCAAAGAAATCaccacaagaagaaaaacaagaagacCACTCTTAAGGAAAATTCTGGTCAAGCCAAGAAGAGTGATGTTGATGGTGAAAAGACAACAAAAGTCAGCAGTCAGACCTCTGCTGTTGGAAGGAAGAGCTGGGGCTGCACCAAGCCTGGTGACTTCATCAGCCCTCATGGTTCTACTAGGTATTTGCTGAGTGACAAAGTTGTCATCAACGGTATATCAGATATGGATCCGGCCCTTAAGTTATTTCCTGATGAAATATCCAAGTGTAAGGCGCCTGCTGAGAAGACAAATGAATCATCTGCCTCTCCAGACCAG GTGGTTGTTCTGAGAGTGTCATTACACTGCAGAGGCTGTGAAaggaaaatgagaaaacaTATATCTAGAATGGAAG GGGTGACATCTTTCAACATAGATTTTGCAGCAAAAAAGGTGACGGTGACAGGGAACGTAACACCGTTGGAGGTGCTCTCGAGCATATCTAAGGTGAAGAATGCCCAACTCTGGTCTCCAACAGTACCATCATCCACTACACCAGTAGTTAATATGAGCCATGACTACTCTGGATTCAAGAATGAGTACAAAGGAGCTGGTGCTTAG
- the LOC105174400 gene encoding proline-rich protein 12-like codes for MAILNSNIINPLLPPFPIQDPSTVHNADFLNLSLSPPSSPSSNTPPPPFLPPSSNTPPPPFPPPSSNTPPPPFPPPSSNTQPPSQLVVQNPAAAPPQRDSTIIGRSRPRRVGRRSSTQTLRPGKSENITPPYPWATAQRATIHNLQYLIGKGLKTIRGKVQCRRCERQYDLEYDLQNKFAEVATFIMKNIDEMRQRAPEAWMDPSLPNCNYCEQHNCVKPILTKKKSINWLFLLLGQMVGCCKLSDLKYFCKHTRNHRTGAKDRVLYLTYLELCRQLSPENWAYSCLWTIQSFVPSQ; via the exons ATGGCAATCCTGAATTCAAACATCATCAACCCTCTTCTGCCTCCATTTCCCATTCAAGATCCCTCCACTGTCCACAATGCAGACTTCCTcaatctctccctctccccGCCTTCCTCCCCGTCCTCCAACACCCCACCACCTCCCTTCCTACCACCCTCCTCCAACACCCCACCACCTCCCTTCCCACCACCGTCCTCCAACACCCCACCACCTCCCTTCCCACCACCGTCCTCCAACACCCAACCACCGTCTCAGCTCGTCGTCCAGAACCCTGCAGCAGCTCCTCCTCAACGAGACAGTACGATTATAGGGCGATCACGCCCGAGGCGGGTGGGACGACGATCCTCTACTCAAACCCTCCGACCAGGTAAGAGCGAGAACATCACCCCGCCGTATCCGTGGGCCACCGCGCAACGGGCCACGATACACAACCTCCAATACCTAATAGGGAAAGGCCTAAAGACGATCAGGGGGAAGGTCCAATGCAGGAGGTGCGAGAGACAGTACGATTTGGAGTACGACTTACAGAACAAATTCGCGGAAGTGGCCACGTTCATCATGAAGAATATAGATGAAATGCGACAGAGGGCGCCGGAGGCGTGGATGGATCCGAGCCTACCCAACTGCAATTACTGCGAGCAACACAACTGCGTGAAGCCCATCTTGACGAAGAAGAAGTCCATCAACTGGCTGTTCTTGTTGCTAGGTCAAATGGTGGGGTGCTGCAAGCTGTCTGACCTCAAGTATTTCTGCAAGCATACCAGGAATCATCGAACCGGAGCCAAAGACAGGGTTTTGTATCTCACCTATTTGGAACTTTGCAGGCAGCTTAGCCCGGAGAACTG GGCCTATTCCTGTCTCTGGACCATCCAATCCTTCGTACCGTCACAGTGA
- the LOC105174398 gene encoding UDP-glucuronic acid decarboxylase 1: MKQLHKQSTMPISHTPKLYSPKSQKHIRSLPRSLTYLLREQRLLFIFVGVLIGSIFFLLQPSVNPLSSATPSADQPPRIFSANRESSVRYQDPNYEHNLGTRNNYRYASGVGRIPVGIGRKRNRIVVTGGAGFVGFDLVDKLIARGDDVIVVDNFFTGRKDNLVHLFGNPRFELIRHDVVEPILLEVDQIYHLACPASPVHYKYNPVKTIKTNVMGTLNMLGLAKRIGAKFLLTSTSEVYGDPLEHPQKETYWGHVNPIGVRSCYDEGKRTAETLTMDYHRGAGVEVRIARIFNTYGPRMCLDDGRVVSNFVSQAIRKQPMSVYGDGKQTRSFQYVSDLVDGLVALMEGEHVGPFNLGNPGEFTMLELAEVVKETIDPSATIEFKPNTDDDPHKRKPDISKAKELLNWEPKISLREGLPLMVNDFRNRILNEDEGKGN, encoded by the exons ATGAAGCAATTGCACAAGCAATCAACAATGCCTATCTCCCACACCCCCAAACTCTACTCCCCAAAGTCCCAGAAACACATCAGATCCCTCCCCAGATCCCTCACCTACCTCCTCAGAGAGCAGCGCCTTCTCTTCATCTTCGTCGGCGTTTTAATCGGCTccattttcttccttctccaGCCTTCCGTCAACCCTCTCTCTTCCGCCACCCCTTCCGCCGATCAACCTCCCCGCATTTTCTCTGCCAACCGCGAATCCTCAGTTCGTTATCAGGATCCCAATTATGAGCATAATTTGGGCACTCGTAATAATTATAGGTACGCTAGTGGGGTGGGGAGAATTCCGGTGGGGATAGGGAGGAAGAGGAATAGGATTGTTGTTACCGGCGGGGCGGGGTTCGTCGGGTTTGATTTGGTGGATAAGCTGATTGCCAGAGGGGATGATGTGATTGtcgttgataatttttttactggGAGGAAGGATAATTTGGTGCATTTGTTTGGAAATCCTAGGTTTGAATTGATTAGGCATGATGTTGTTGAACCGATTTTGTTGGAGGTGGATCAGATCTACCATTTGGCTTGCCCCGCCTCTCCAGTGCATTATAAGTATAATCCTGTCAAGACTATC AAGACAAATGTGATGGGTACACTTAATATGTTGGGCCTTGCAAAGAGAATTGGGGCCAAGTTCCTTCTCACTAGTACAAGTGAGGTATATGGAGATCCTCTTGAGCATCCACAAAAGGAGACGTACTGGGGACATGTAAACCCAATTG gGGTACGGAGTTGCTATGACGAAGGGAAACGAACAGCTGAAACCTTAACTATGGACTATCATCGTGGTGCAGGTGTTGAG GTGCGCATTGCAcgtatttttaatacatatggGCCTCGTATGTGTCTAGATGATGGTCGTGTCGTCAGTAACTTTGTTTCACAG GCTATAAGGAAACAACCAATGTCAGTGTATGGAGACGGGAAACAAACACGAAGCTTCCAATATGTGTCTGACTTG GTTGATGGGTTGGTGGCGTTGATGGAAGGTGAGCATGTGGGCCCATTCAACTTGGGTAACCCAGGAGAATTCACGATGTTAGAGCTTGCTGAG GTCGTCAAAGAAACTATCGACCCTAGTGCAACGATTGAATTCAAACCAAACACTGATGACGATCCTCATAAGAGGAAGCCAGATATCAGTAAAGCAAAGGAGCTTCTCAACTGGGAGCCCAAGATTTCCTTGCGTGAGGGTTTGCCTCTAATGGTCAATGATTTCCGAAACCGTATCTTGAATGAAGATGAAGGAAAAGGAAACTAA
- the LOC105174397 gene encoding exocyst complex component EXO70A1-like, which yields MPRKGVTSFCFSPKPSSSTHSLPRFAFSPSQPSLSETVMDRTLATVESTIMKWDPQTTTVGRITSLFHHNRREARDFIQAVNRLQKAMHLLLTDNSTSCKLARAKSLMQIAMKRLEKEFYQILSMNRAQLDPESVSTRSLRTSSTSDFEEEDDDCVRVGNEMISEIEDASTLAMEDLRLIAECMVSSGHAKECTQVYKIIRKSIVDEGIYRLGVEKYTSSQIHKMDWQALELRIQSWRNAVRIAVKTLFNGERILCDHVFASSDSNRESCFTEITKEGAMILFGFPENVAKNSKRSADKVFRLLDMYTGISDHWLEIDSIFSFQSTITIKSQALTSLIKLGAFVKAALNDFESAVLKDSTKSPVLGGGIHHLTTEVMTYLSILADYSNILSDILADSPPPAKHSFPYSYFGFPDSDESPAPPVSLKMAWLILALLCKLDAKAKCYNDVSLSYLFLANNLQYVVAKVRASNLEYLLGDEWLTKHESTVKQFAANYERHGWGDVIDSIPSNLTAADTPEKIKETFKKFNTSFNQAYKKQSLCVVPHRKLRDDIKASIARKIEPLYREFYSSHRLRMQRARNSVSVVRFAPEDVGHHISVMFFGTEE from the coding sequence ATGCCCAGAAAAGGGGTGACAAGTTTTTGCTTTTCCCCGAAACCGTCTTCCTCTACCCATTCTCTTCCACGTTTCGCGTTTTCGCCGTCTCAGCCCAGCTTATCTGAGACGGTGATGGATCGGACTCTTGCTACGGTTGAGTCCACAATCATGAAATGGGATCCTCAAACCACAACCGTCGGCCGAATCACTTCTCTCTTCCACCACAACCGGAGAGAGGCCAGGGACTTCATTCAAGCCGTCAACAGGTTGCAGAAGGCTATGCATTTGCTGCTTACGGATAACTCCACCTCTTGTAAATTAGCCCGCGCCAAAAGTTTGATGCAAATCGCTATGAAAAGACTCGAGAAAGAGTTCTACCAGATTCTGTCCATGAACCGGGCCCAGCTCGATCCGGAATCGGTCTCCACTCGGTCGTTGCGCACCTCCAGTACATCCGACTTCGAGGAGGAGGATGACGATTGCGTCAGAGTAGGGAACGAGATGATTTCTGAAATTGAGGACGCTTCAACTCTTGCAATGGAGGATTTGAGATTGATCGCTGAATGCATGGTTTCTTCTGGTCACGCCAAAGAATGTACGCAAGTATACAAAATCATTCGGAAATCGATTGTTGACGAAGGCATTTACAGGCTTGGAGTGGAGAAATATACCTCTTCGCAGATTCATAAGATGGATTGGCAAGCTCTGGAGTTGAGAATTCAGAGTTGGCGTAATGCCGTGAGAATTGCAGTGAAGACTCTCTTCAATGGAGAGAGAATTCTCTGCGATCACGTCTTCGCGAGTTCCGATTCGAACAGAGAGTCGTGCTTTACGGAAATAACGAAAGAAGGAGCCATGATTCTGTTTGGCTTTCCCGAAAACGTGGCCAAAAACAGCAAAAGATCGGCGGACAAAGTTTTCCGACTACTAGACATGTACACCGGGATCTCCGATCACTGGCTGGAGATTGACTCCATTTTCTCCTTCCAGTCAACGATCACCATCAAATCGCAGGCGCTGACTTCGCTCATCAAGCTCGGGGCGTTCGTAAAAGCTGCATTAAATGACTTCGAATCGGCTGTTCTGAAAGATTCCACGAAATCGCCGGTCCTCGGCGGCGGAATTCATCATCTGACAACCGAGGTGATGACTTATCTCTCAATTCTTGCCGATTACAGCAACATTTTGTCAGACATCTTAGCCGATTCCCCTCCACCTGCGAAGCACTCATTCCCGTACTCTTACTTCGGGTTTCCAGATTCCGATGAATCTCCAGCGCCGCCTGTTTCCCTCAAAATGGCGTGGCTGATATTGGCTCTCCTCTGCAAACTCGACGCAAAAGCCAAATGCTACAACGATGTGTCTCTAAGTTACCTTTTCCTCGCCAACAATCTCCAATACGTCGTCGCCAAGGTTCGGGCCTCAAATCTGGAATATCTCCTGGGCGATGAATGGCTCACGAAGCACGAATCTACGGTCAAACAGTTCGCGGCAAACTACGAACGACATGGATGGGGCGACGTCATCGACTCTATTCCTTCTAATCTCACGGCTGCAGATACCCCAGAAAAGATCAAGGAAACcttcaagaaatttaatacGTCATTCAACCAGGCGTACAAAAAGCAGTCTCTGTGCGTCGTACCACATAGAAAGCTCCGAGATGATATAAAGGCTTCTATCGCAAGAAAGATAGAACCATTATATCGCGAATTTTATAGTTCACACCGTCTAAGGATGCAAAGAGCGAGAAATTCGGTATCTGTTGTCAGATTTGCCCCTGAGGATGTGGGACATCATATCTCAGTTATGTTTTTCGGAACTGAGGAGTGA